In Juglans regia cultivar Chandler chromosome 13, Walnut 2.0, whole genome shotgun sequence, the DNA window TGCAAGTAACTATGTGATGGGTACGAGTTGGACCTGTAGGTGGAGGTAGGGAAGGTAAAGAAGTAGGCTGAGCAGATTCTGAGGGACTAGAATTCAAAGCGGTGGATGAGTCTTCCAAAAGACTGAGGACACAAAGATAAGGGGAAGAGGGCTGGATCTATAGAATTAATTTCCCAATTGTCCAAAACATTATGCGGATCAATCAGACCAGTTTTTATGGCCATCAAAGCTACAACTGAGCCGTATCTTGGATTCGAAactccatatttatttttgaagcaATTGAAATATCCGAGTGCACTTATACAAAACTTTTTCTCCAGGAtttgttaaaaaacaaaaaaaaaaaagagtccgTAACTAAGCTAATTTGCTTATAGCGactatcattttatttattcattataatttttatacaaaatataataaataatttaattttttctaattttaaaaaattatatctacatattatatttacataatataactaaatcagaaaaaaatgaagCTCCACTCCCAAATGGAGCCACGTAACCCAGAATCATCCCTCAGTCCACAAATCGTAAAATACCACGTATTTATATACCTATTCCTTTTCTCTAGATGTTTAGTAGTTCAAttcaatataataatttcctaGGAAACGTCTCTGGAAGTGAAACTCCGGTCCTTCAACAGTGAATGAATCTCCGATCCCCAGAGCTCAACGCCGCCTGCAAATATCTCCGAGTCCTACATTCGAACACGTGAACGCCAAAGTCTGCATCCGATTGACCTCGTTCACGACCACGTTCCGTACACTCCCCCACATGCATTTTGCGCCGTCGGTTACCTCGCACAAGATCAACTCCCCTGGCTCCGATGGACTATGCAAGTACGCCAAATTACCCATCGACGTCATAGCAATAAACGGTAGACGAGGGCTCTTGCCCTTTAGCTTTTCCACCAGCTCCTTTGGCATCTCACCCATCTCCCTCAACTCCACCGTTTCGGTTCCCTTACTGACTTCCCACAATTTTACGCCTTTGACATTCTCTGCGTCTCCGATCAGGCCCACCACCACCATACGGTCGTTGACGAATCCGATCACGGAGGAAAAAACGTTCGTACCAGGTCGCAGATTGTACGGCCCATGCCAGGTCTTGGTGCTGGGATCGAACGAGTGAGTCACGCCGGAGGTTTTCTCCGTCACGTACATTCTCTGCTCGTCCACAGCTATAGAGAGCGACGTCGAAGCAGCGGAGTCCTTGAGGATGGAGGGCATCGACTTGTACGTTTCCCACGTACCGGTTCGGAGGTCGTAGGTCTCCATCGGGAGCGGGTCGTCCCCGAAGTCACATGCGCCGCCAGCGACGACGATGTGTTGGCCCACTAGAGCGACGATCGGATCGGTTCGCCACGCGATCGGAGCGTCGGCGAGGTGCCACATCAAGTGGAGGGGGTCGAAAGAGAAGGCGAATTTGAAGGGGGACTGCATGTAGAGGAGGGTCGAGTGAGAAGACCGGAGAACTGAGACATGCTTGATCGGCGGCTGCTCAATCTCCACCCACAGGTCGGAGCGCGGGTCGTACGCGTGCATGGTGGTAGCGTACGGGTGCCGGGTGGTCTGAGTGTGGACAATGAGCCACGGCTTGATTGGATTCAGATGTCGAAGACAGGAGACAACGGCAGATTCCCATGCCTTGGACACTTGGCATGCAGGCAAGAGATCGATGAGAGGCACACGCGATAGGACAGCCTCTAAGACATCTCCATGGAATATTGGAGCTTCTTCTGATTCCaacttcttctcctcctccatcGTGGAGAAACCTGTCGAGGATTACGATGTTCtcagataaaaataaaaactcgtGGGTTTGGAGCTGTGTGAGGAAGAAATGATTGTTCGATGCTGCTTAAATAGAATAGATAGAGAGACGAATTGAAGGAGTGACACGGGGCAGTAGCCAAATTGGACCGTCGTCTTTCTCTAACAAAAATCATTCTAGTGTTTAATTTCGGAGCACAGGTgacttaatatttataaatatttatataaataataaactttTAATAATAAGAAGACTAAACTCATTTTTTCACCAATAAGTTTGTATTTTGACTCTAGTTAGCCAAAGAAgactaaaaatttaataattaattgctTCGATTTAAAATATACTCTTCAGGCGCATAGTAATGCGAGATTTTAGGAACAAGGATGATCGAATAATTGCTCGGAGAACGTAATAATAAGTCCTAATAATAAGTCCTACCAATGAGGTATTAGTAACAGAAGTAATAGTaagtacaagttttaaatagacaagtttcataTACCTTTTATGTAAAAAAGTGAGTCTCATTAATAAAGTATAGTTTTTGTACACTTTTTTAAAGGTataatctacttttttttataggagtttgtataaaatttatctatttaaaatttatacaaataatttatcttaGTAACAGTCGATGAACAAgatatataaatgtcattttggaACTGAGgcctacaaaaataaaagcacaatCCCAAATATAGGGCCAATACATTACCGATGATTGGCGATGGTGACCAGATGGAAAGGTTTATTGAACTCTACTCGACCAGCCACACAACCAGTTCAGCA includes these proteins:
- the LOC108979075 gene encoding F-box/kelch-repeat protein At1g23390, which gives rise to MEEEKKLESEEAPIFHGDVLEAVLSRVPLIDLLPACQVSKAWESAVVSCLRHLNPIKPWLIVHTQTTRHPYATTMHAYDPRSDLWVEIEQPPIKHVSVLRSSHSTLLYMQSPFKFAFSFDPLHLMWHLADAPIAWRTDPIVALVGQHIVVAGGACDFGDDPLPMETYDLRTGTWETYKSMPSILKDSAASTSLSIAVDEQRMYVTEKTSGVTHSFDPSTKTWHGPYNLRPGTNVFSSVIGFVNDRMVVVGLIGDAENVKGVKLWEVSKGTETVELREMGEMPKELVEKLKGKSPRLPFIAMTSMGNLAYLHSPSEPGELILCEVTDGAKCMWGSVRNVVVNEVNRMQTLAFTCSNVGLGDICRRR